Part of the Lolium rigidum isolate FL_2022 chromosome 6, APGP_CSIRO_Lrig_0.1, whole genome shotgun sequence genome, TGCAGGCCCTCAAACATGACCCTGGCAAGCGGATTCCCATATCAAGATATGTTGTCAATGATCAAGATAGAGTAAGAAGGAGATAGATTGAGATGGGGCCATGCCAACCAAAGAATCACAAGTTTTTTGTCACGGTAAAGAGTGGAAAAGATCGCCGCTTTTGTCATCGTTGGTTTGCAGAATTTCCATGGATTGAGTATAGTGTGGAAAAGGATGCTGCCTTCTGCTTTGTTTGCTATTTGTTCAAGGATAAAACAAAATGTCCCGGTGGAGATTCATTTGTGAAGGATGGTTTTAGGAACTGGAACATGAAAAGTAGATTGGTGAGACATGAAGGTGGTGTTGGTAGTGCTCATGCTGAAGCTCAGGAGAAATTTGATATGTTTTGTACACCAAGAGCATCAATCTGAGCATCTCTTTGTTCAAGCAACTCACAATACAAGTCTTTGTATTTGCAGCGTTTGACATGGACACTCAAGTGTTTGAGGTTTCTATTGCATCAAGGCTTGGCATTTAGAGGACACGATGAAAGTGAAGATTCACTAAATAAAGGAAATTTCCTCGAGCTCTTAAATTGGCTTGCAGGAAATTTTGAAGAGGTTAACAAGGTGGTTCTCAACAATGCTCCACAGAATTGCAGGATGATTCACCATGACatacaacatgagctgatcaaatGTTGTGCGCGGGAGACTACTAAACTACTCATTGAAGAACTTGATGGTGGTCAGTTTGCAATACTTGCAGATGAAGCTAGTGATGTGTATCAGAATGAGCAGTTGGTTGTTTGCTTGCGCTATGTTGATAAGAAAGGAAGGGCAGTTGTAAGATTACTTGGTCTTGCTCATGTTGAGGACACTACCTATTTGACACTTAAAGCTGCAATTCAAGAAATGCTTATGGAGTACAACTTGACATTTGCCATGGCCCGTGGGCAAGGATATGACGGAGCTAGCAACATGAAAGGTAATGCCAATGGTCTGAAAAAACTAATTATGGATGAGTCTCCTTCAGCCTATTATGTGCACTGCTTTTCCCATCAACTACAGCTAACTCTTGTAGCTATTGCTAAGGAGAGTGGAGATTGTACTTGGTTCTTTCAGCAGCTTGCACACTTGTTAACTGCTCTTGGCATGTCTTGCAAAAAGATGAGGATGATTCGGATTGCTCAAGTCGAGGAACTGATTGATGCATTGGATTTGGAAGAAGTACAAACAGGACTGGGCAAAATCAGGAAATGGGTTTGGGAAGGCCATGTGATACACGTTGGGGCTCTCACTTCAGGACTGTGAACCGTGTCCTCTCTCTATATGCTGCAATAAAGAGAGTCCTAAAGAAGATTTAAAAGAGTACCATGGTGCGGAGGCTCAAGCTACTCTATCAGTGGAGACATCAATTTTGTCATTTGAGTTTGTTTTCATGGCATACTTGTTGCAAGAAATATTTGGATACACAGATGACTTGAGCAGAGCTTTACAAACAAAAGACCAAGATATTGTTCATGCTATTCAGCGGAAAATACTTGACAATACGAAGTATCACTTGGCGGGCTTGAGGTCTGATCCCGGATGGGACGATTTTCTCATTAAGGTAACATCTTTCTGTACAAAGCACAACATCAAAGTTGTTGATATGAAGGCGCGTTACTATCCTGTTGATCGAAATAGAAGAGGTGATCTCTTTAATGGTGCAGATAATTACCATCGcttccatgttgatatgtttgtgAGTGTGATTGATAGGCAAATTTCATaactaaatggcagatttgatgaGGTAAACACGGAACTACTTAATTGCATGGCAGCATTCTCTCCCGTTCGCCCATTTGTTGCTTATGATCAAAATAAGTTGGTCAAGCTTGCTTCACAGTTTTATGCTACTGTTTTTCACAATTGATGAATTGGCAAGACTTCAGCAACTAGAGATGTATATTACTCATGTGCGCAGAGATGAAAGGTTTAAAAATTTGAAGAATATAGTTGAGCTTTCAGTTATGCTTGTGGAGACAAATATGCATGCACGGTACTTTATTGTTTACAAGCTTCTCAAGTTGGTACTGATTTTGCCAGTAGCTACTGCCAGTGTTGAAAGGGTATTCTCCTCCATGAATTATGTGAAGAATAAGCTAAGAAACAAGATGAGTGATGATTACTTGAACAATTGCATGGTTACATTTGTTGAGAGAGAATTATTCAATCAAGTGAAGGATGATGATGTCATCAATCTCTTCCAAAAGGGTGCCCGCAAAGTTATATTGTAAGAGGTACCGCCTCTTTCCATTGAAATTTGTTGTTGTACTTCAATTTGTATGGATTTAAGCACTTTAGTATTATGTATTGTACTGAAATAATTGTTATAGTTCTATTGAAATTATTGTCCAACTGAAAATATAGCCTATATAGGTTTTTGTTTGTGCTTTTCTAAGCTTTGTGAAAATTATAGGCGTTTGCTCGTGTTTTTGTTTGCTTTGAGAACAATTTTTTGGCTGGTGGGAATACCCACCAGCATTTTCCTGGAGCCGCCGTTGTAGTTAGCACGTTGTTCTAAGAAAACAAGGATAAGCTAACCTATCAGTAAGATGCCCTACAAAATTCAGTAAGAACAACACGTAGAAGATTGTTCCCGACTCCTGAAGCAACCAATAAAAGCTCCATGGCAATGAGAAAAAAGAGACCAAACTCCCGAATAATTTATGTGTTGCAAGTCTGACAAGTGCACTACGCTCCAGAGAAATGCAATAAACCATTTTTATGTACATCAACAATGTTCTAAACCACGAAATCAACAAACCTAATCAAACATGTAAAAGAAGAGATATACACCAAATATACATTAAATCGAGTGAACTGTCGCGAAGAATCTACAATCAACCATTGCCATTTAGAGGAACTTATTTCTTTCCACCAATCATAGGTTGACCACCGTTTGAGCTACCCAAACTAGTGCCCATCTTATTTCCACCACTGGAGCTCTTCAAGTCGATCAAATCACCGAATAAATTATCAAGTATGTAGTAAggtttgcttgctgctgctgcaggATCCCTAGGTTGTTGATTCACGTTCACTGGGGCTTGAGGCATGGTTAGACCATTATTTGTTGGAGAACCCACAGAATTGTACTGTTGCGTTAGCTGGGAGGTTGAAGGAGAGGTATATGAAGCTAAGGGAGGTGTATAGGTAGCAGGGAGTTGTTCTTGGTAAGCAGCTGGCTGGAAAGGATTAGAATTGGCAGTTGGAGGTGTAGCCCATGGTGGCGCTGGATATCCGGATGCATATGCTGGAGCTTGAGATGGATATGGTCCAGTTTGTGCCCAAGGTGCAGCGTAGTTGCTAATATGTGGAGTATATCCCTGGTTTACAGGGTATGGATGGTTGGCTGAAGGATATTGTGGCACACCAGTAGGGTTTTCTTGTCCATCTGCAACTGCAGGTTGCTGATGGCCATTTTGGCTCGGCGCTGAAGAATCAGTGGAAGTTTCATCAGTAGGGGTGCACAAGGTGAGGCTTAAAAGGTCGATCAAATCCTGCTCTTTTGTTTGATAACTACTACTTGGAGCTGGGTCAAGAGGAACCAATGCATTGCTTGCCACAGAAGGCGGTGATTCTGAACTTGGCATATCAATGGGTACAAGGGCAAGTTCCACAGTACTTGTGCTTGATGATGTCTCATCACTACTTATCACGGATTTGTTTTTTCTGCAGATGAATAAAGCACGAACCTTAAATATATGTGACAGAAAATACAAGTAGCATACTGTAGACAATACCTTTGTGCCAGCTGAGCAaactcatcctcctcttcattagGGATGTCCTTTTCTACAATATGAGGTGGCGATGGTTTTGCTATTGGTTCCTCTCTCGGAGACTCAACTGTCTCTCTGGCAGGACCTTCAA contains:
- the LOC124660481 gene encoding TOM1-like protein 6; this translates as MFPSGAVVAAAAAPVRQVVSRVDKATSHLLMGPDWAVNLEICDCINADVWQTKDVVKAVKKRLQNKDPKVQYYALTLLETMMKNCGEYVQFEVAEQHVLNEMVKIIQKKHDMQVRDKVLLLLDSWQEAFGGPSAKYRQYHLAYLEVKSTGVVFPRRPIDAPPILTPPATHNSQNYGSPRYAAGSLNEQMSADVDTLSLGDLNNIRNVTELLSDMVYALNPSDQEAVKDEIITDLVSQCRSNQQKLMQFISSTGNEQLLKQGLEINDRLQNVLSKYDAIAAGTHLAVEGPARETVESPREEPIAKPSPPHIVEKDIPNEEEDEFAQLAQRKNKSVISSDETSSSTSTVELALVPIDMPSSESPPSVASNALVPLDPAPSSSYQTKEQDLIDLLSLTLCTPTDETSTDSSAPSQNGHQQPAVADGQENPTGVPQYPSANHPYPVNQGYTPHISNYAAPWAQTGPYPSQAPAYASGYPAPPWATPPTANSNPFQPAAYQEQLPATYTPPLASYTSPSTSQLTQQYNSVGSPTNNGLTMPQAPVNVNQQPRDPAAAASKPYYILDNLFGDLIDLKSSSGGNKMGTSLGSSNGGQPMIGGKK